Proteins from a single region of Bacteroidales bacterium:
- a CDS encoding NADH:ubiquinone reductase (Na(+)-transporting) subunit B, whose amino-acid sequence MNGLRKFVDKIKPHFEKGGRFSYLHSTFDAFETFLFVPNLTTRMGSHIRDYIDMKRTMSFVVIALIPILLFGMWNVGYQHFLSMGESVTLWENFLFGLGKVLPIVVVSYAVGLGIEFIFAQIRGHEVNEGFLVSGMLIPLVLPPDVPLWMVALATAFAVIIGKEVFGGTGMNLLNPALTARAFLFFAYPSDMSGDKVWIHSQGDAISGATPLGNLLTGHMPTASASDMFWGFIPGSIGETSTFLILIGALFLIITGVGSWRIMVSVFAGGFGLAALFCAIAPYIAPDNAYMALPPWYHLIMGGFAFGAVYMATDPVTAAQTNRGKWIYGVLIGVMAVLIRVLNPAYPEGMMLAILLLNVFAPLIDHYVVEANIKKRLKRIPVKA is encoded by the coding sequence ATGAATGGCTTAAGAAAATTTGTTGATAAGATCAAACCGCACTTCGAAAAGGGCGGCCGGTTCTCATACCTGCACAGCACCTTCGATGCTTTTGAGACTTTCCTGTTTGTGCCCAACCTCACAACGCGCATGGGCAGTCACATCCGCGACTACATCGACATGAAACGTACGATGAGCTTCGTGGTGATAGCCCTGATTCCTATCCTGCTTTTTGGGATGTGGAATGTGGGTTACCAGCATTTCCTTTCAATGGGTGAATCGGTTACTTTGTGGGAAAATTTCCTGTTCGGACTTGGTAAGGTATTGCCTATTGTGGTAGTATCGTACGCTGTGGGTCTGGGTATCGAATTCATCTTTGCACAGATACGCGGACATGAAGTCAACGAAGGCTTTTTGGTTTCCGGAATGCTCATCCCTCTGGTACTTCCACCCGACGTGCCGTTGTGGATGGTGGCGTTGGCTACTGCTTTTGCCGTGATTATCGGCAAAGAGGTTTTTGGTGGCACCGGTATGAACCTACTCAATCCCGCGCTGACGGCACGTGCCTTTTTGTTTTTTGCCTATCCATCGGATATGTCGGGCGACAAAGTGTGGATACACAGTCAAGGCGACGCTATATCCGGTGCAACCCCTCTTGGCAATTTGCTTACAGGTCATATGCCCACCGCTTCTGCCTCCGATATGTTCTGGGGCTTCATTCCCGGTTCCATTGGCGAAACCTCTACTTTTCTGATCCTTATCGGAGCACTATTTCTCATCATCACCGGCGTAGGCAGCTGGCGTATTATGGTATCGGTGTTTGCCGGTGGCTTTGGTCTGGCAGCCCTTTTCTGTGCTATCGCTCCATACATTGCACCCGACAATGCTTACATGGCTCTCCCACCGTGGTATCATCTCATCATGGGCGGCTTTGCCTTTGGCGCAGTGTATATGGCTACCGATCCGGTGACTGCTGCACAAACCAACCGCGGCAAGTGGATTTATGGCGTATTAATCGGGGTGATGGCCGTGCTCATACGCGTACTCAACCCGGCCTATCCCGAGGGCATGATGCTGGCCATCCTGCTGCTCAACGTCTTTGCTCCGCTTATCGACCATTATGTTGTGGAAGCCAACATTAAGAAACGTCTGAAACGTATTCCGGTGAAAGCCTGA
- a CDS encoding Na(+)-translocating NADH-quinone reductase subunit A — protein sequence MSKKITIKKGFNIPLAGEAEKTITEVDAGHYAIKPIDFVGVFPKPLVHEGDKVKAGSELFFDKYRENVRFTSPVSGTVKEIRRGAKRVLLEITIEADGMQEFVDFGKATPASLTREKIVEKMLKSGVWPFIRQRPYSVIANPIDDPKAIFISGFDTHPLAPDYNLIVQGQGADFQTGLDTLKKLTTGIIHLNLQQGTTPSDVFTNAKNVQINWFAGPHPAGNVGTQINKIDPVNKGEVIWNLRPQEVITIGRLFNEGRFNAERIIALTGSEVLKPRYIRTRLGATIASMIRNNVNSGKVRYISGNALTGRKIDSIGFVGFYDSQVTVLPEGDYYELLGWALPGFGKFSFSDAFPNFLNGKNKKYQLDTNLHGGHRAFVMTGRMEKVFPFDIYPLQLIKSIMVEDIDEMEKLGIYEVDEEDFALIEYIDTSKTEIQTIVRQGIDLMRKEMS from the coding sequence ATGTCAAAAAAAATAACGATTAAAAAAGGGTTCAACATTCCACTGGCCGGAGAAGCCGAGAAGACCATCACAGAGGTCGATGCGGGGCATTACGCCATCAAGCCGATTGATTTTGTGGGCGTTTTCCCAAAGCCATTGGTACACGAGGGCGACAAGGTAAAGGCCGGCAGCGAATTATTTTTTGATAAATACCGCGAGAACGTCCGCTTTACCTCGCCAGTGAGTGGCACAGTGAAGGAAATCCGCCGCGGCGCCAAGCGCGTATTGCTGGAGATCACCATCGAAGCTGACGGAATGCAGGAATTTGTCGACTTTGGAAAAGCCACCCCCGCTAGTCTTACCCGCGAAAAAATAGTGGAAAAGATGCTCAAAAGCGGCGTTTGGCCTTTCATCAGGCAGCGACCTTACTCGGTTATCGCCAATCCCATCGACGATCCCAAAGCAATTTTCATCTCCGGTTTCGACACACATCCGCTTGCACCCGATTACAATCTGATCGTACAGGGCCAGGGTGCAGATTTCCAAACCGGCCTCGACACACTGAAAAAACTTACCACAGGCATCATCCATCTCAACCTGCAGCAGGGAACTACACCTTCCGACGTTTTTACCAACGCAAAAAACGTTCAGATCAACTGGTTTGCAGGGCCGCATCCTGCAGGAAACGTTGGTACACAAATCAACAAAATTGATCCTGTTAATAAAGGTGAAGTAATTTGGAATCTGCGTCCGCAGGAGGTCATCACCATTGGCCGGCTTTTTAACGAAGGGCGCTTCAATGCCGAACGCATCATTGCCCTTACCGGCTCCGAAGTACTCAAGCCCCGCTACATCCGCACGCGTCTGGGCGCTACCATTGCCAGCATGATCCGCAACAATGTAAACTCGGGCAAGGTTCGCTACATAAGCGGCAACGCGCTTACCGGACGAAAGATCGACAGCATCGGATTCGTCGGCTTCTACGATTCGCAGGTGACCGTGCTGCCCGAAGGCGATTATTACGAATTGCTTGGCTGGGCGCTGCCGGGATTTGGGAAATTCAGCTTCTCGGATGCATTCCCTAATTTCCTTAACGGAAAAAATAAAAAATATCAACTCGACACCAACCTGCATGGTGGACACCGCGCTTTTGTAATGACCGGACGTATGGAGAAGGTTTTCCCTTTCGATATCTACCCATTGCAACTTATCAAATCCATCATGGTTGAAGATATTGATGAAATGGAAAAACTTGGCATTTATGAGGTGGACGAAGAGGATTTTGCGTTGATCGAATACATCGACACATCCAAAACTGAAATACAGACCATCGTGCGACAAGGCATCGACCTGATGAGAAAAGAAATGAGCTAA
- a CDS encoding RNA methyltransferase: MMLSKNKIQFIRQLHQKKYRQQHRIFIVEGTRMMEELASSTWQIVEVIATKEWLSKNRKLMPEDIPLHEATEKELGRLTTFTTAPGVLAVVRMPAEAAPGADIRADYVLMLDGISDPGNLGTILRTADWFGFKNVVCSMDTVELFNPKVVQATMGSLFRINIFYVEVVKFLQQLPDDIPVIGAMLAGESLPKINFDDKGVFVIGSESHGIRAEVESFLTRRLFIPAWHPNGPESLNASIAAALICYELRRRLV, translated from the coding sequence ATGATGCTCTCCAAAAATAAAATACAATTTATACGTCAGCTGCATCAGAAGAAATACCGGCAGCAGCATCGGATATTCATCGTTGAAGGTACACGAATGATGGAAGAATTGGCAAGCAGTACATGGCAAATTGTGGAGGTAATTGCCACCAAAGAATGGCTTTCCAAAAACCGAAAACTTATGCCTGAAGACATTCCGCTGCATGAGGCAACCGAAAAGGAGCTTGGGCGCCTTACTACTTTTACCACTGCTCCCGGTGTGCTTGCCGTGGTGCGTATGCCCGCCGAGGCGGCTCCCGGCGCCGATATCCGGGCGGATTATGTGCTAATGCTCGATGGCATTTCCGATCCGGGCAACCTGGGTACCATTTTGCGCACCGCCGATTGGTTTGGGTTCAAAAATGTTGTCTGTTCGATGGATACAGTAGAGTTGTTCAACCCAAAAGTGGTGCAGGCTACCATGGGATCGCTTTTCAGAATTAATATTTTTTATGTGGAAGTCGTCAAATTTTTGCAACAGCTTCCTGACGACATCCCTGTGATAGGAGCAATGCTGGCTGGCGAATCTCTGCCGAAAATAAACTTTGATGATAAAGGAGTTTTTGTAATTGGCAGCGAGTCGCATGGCATCCGGGCAGAAGTTGAAAGCTTCCTTACCCGGCGGCTTTTCATTCCTGCATGGCACCCCAATGGCCCGGAGTCGCTCAATGCCTCCATTGCTGCAGCATTGATATGCTACGAGCTGCGCCGCCGCTTGGTCTGA
- a CDS encoding mechanosensitive ion channel family protein has translation MEKIEFWFDQVSNSSDLHRYLVLAVTLLVLFFIGKVVRLLIRRLSKKHLIADNPLYAGFLEAIAKSATIVLLSLGLVVGLGLLSFPPKYDDMVSTSRQILMAIAIGVFVYQLVEVPALWFEKLIERRQSSSINKMFVPVIRKTLKALVVILILLQILQILSNKPITTIIAGLGIGSLAIALAAQDTLKHFIGSFAIAGDKPFDIGDRVKVDGHDGSVENIGLRSTSIRTLDGHLVTIPNGELANWTIQNIGKRPFIKRTMNVTVTYDTPPGKIQEGIDIIKKLLDNHEGMNANFPPRVYFNGLNSTSLNILVVYWYHPPDYWKYMDFSEKLNFDIISRFNAAGIDFAYPTQTIYVAGDKSRPLDFGLRDLREKEEGNQITDSNHQPDSAPDPLKESPR, from the coding sequence ATGGAAAAAATAGAGTTTTGGTTTGATCAGGTGAGTAACAGCAGCGACCTGCATCGCTATCTGGTGCTTGCAGTCACCCTGCTTGTCTTGTTTTTTATCGGTAAAGTTGTTCGGCTTCTAATCAGACGATTGTCGAAAAAACATCTCATCGCCGACAATCCGCTGTACGCCGGTTTTTTGGAAGCCATTGCCAAGTCGGCCACGATAGTATTATTAAGTTTGGGATTGGTAGTAGGGTTGGGCCTGTTGAGCTTTCCGCCGAAGTACGACGACATGGTTTCTACCAGTCGCCAGATACTGATGGCGATTGCCATCGGAGTGTTTGTTTATCAGTTGGTAGAAGTCCCCGCATTGTGGTTTGAAAAACTTATTGAGCGGCGGCAATCCTCCTCAATCAACAAAATGTTCGTGCCGGTGATCCGCAAGACGCTGAAGGCGTTGGTGGTGATTCTGATTTTGTTGCAGATTCTTCAGATTTTGAGCAACAAGCCCATCACCACTATTATCGCAGGGTTGGGTATTGGTAGTTTAGCGATAGCGCTGGCAGCACAGGATACCCTTAAGCATTTTATAGGTTCATTTGCAATCGCCGGCGACAAGCCATTCGACATCGGCGACCGCGTGAAAGTGGATGGCCACGATGGGTCTGTGGAGAATATCGGGCTGAGGAGCACCAGCATTCGAACGCTCGATGGACATCTGGTGACCATACCCAACGGAGAGCTGGCCAATTGGACTATTCAGAATATTGGCAAACGACCTTTCATAAAACGCACGATGAATGTAACGGTGACATACGACACCCCGCCTGGGAAAATTCAGGAAGGTATCGATATCATCAAAAAACTCCTCGATAATCACGAAGGTATGAATGCCAACTTTCCGCCCAGGGTTTATTTTAACGGACTCAACAGCACCTCGCTCAACATTCTGGTGGTTTATTGGTACCATCCGCCCGATTATTGGAAATATATGGATTTCTCCGAAAAGCTGAATTTCGACATTATCAGCCGGTTCAATGCAGCTGGTATCGATTTTGCCTATCCTACACAAACTATTTATGTAGCTGGTGACAAAAGTCGCCCGCTCGACTTTGGCCTGCGCGACTTGCGCGAAAAAGAAGAGGGTAATCAGATAACCGACAGCAACCATCAACCCGACAGTGCTCCCGATCCGTTGAAAGAAAGCCCGAGGTAA
- the lon gene encoding endopeptidase La, producing the protein MIDKIEIKSQRFTDIIENDAEFIPLLSQEDEEVMNAEEVPDVLSILPLRNTVLFPGVVIPITVGRDKSIQLIRDAYQTKKPIGVVAQKDPEIDDPTKDELYQIGTMATIMRILQMPDGNTTVIIQGKKRIMINQMVTDQPYFIAQVSTFETAARPSEDENFHALISSLKDLSIEIIKLSPNIPSDAAFAIKNIESTVFLVNFVSSNLNIDIAEKQKLLEVSELRERAHKVLEALSKEKQMLELKNKIQDKVKVDLDKQQRDYILNQQLKTIQEELGGTSQQQEIEELREKAKTKKWSKEVAETFEKELLKLQRINPNAMDYSIQLNYLETLVELPWNEYTKDNFDLKHAQKILDEDHYGLEKVKERIIEYLAVLKLKGDMKSPIICLVGPPGVGKTSLGKSVARAVERKYIRISLGGLRDEAEIRGHRKTYIGAMPGRIIQSLRKAKASNPVFVLDEIDKVLGATHSGDPSAALLEVLDPEQNTTFYDNFLEMEYDLSRVLFIATANTLSSVHPALRDRMEIIDISGYLLEEKVEIAKRHLIPKQLAEHGVKRTQISFHKAIIEKVIENYTRESGVRLLEKHIAKLIRGKARFIAEGEKYTKKVSEEDLQKGLGSARFDRERSISNDVAGVVTGLAWTAVGGEILFIESSISPGKGNLTLTGNLGDVMKESATIAFEWIKAHADELDIPAAVFRNYNLHIHIPEGATPKDGPSAGITMLTGLASLFTQRKVRSKIAMTGEITLRGKVLPVGGIKEKILAAKRAKITNIIISKENEKDINEISSKYLQGLTFHYVDNMRQVLKHALLDEKVENPVKFKFDYNIP; encoded by the coding sequence ATGATTGATAAAATAGAGATCAAAAGCCAACGATTTACTGACATCATCGAAAACGACGCGGAATTTATCCCTTTGCTTTCGCAGGAAGACGAAGAGGTAATGAATGCCGAGGAAGTGCCCGATGTGCTTTCGATACTGCCACTGCGCAACACGGTGCTTTTCCCGGGCGTGGTGATTCCCATCACGGTGGGGCGCGACAAAAGTATCCAGCTTATCCGCGACGCCTACCAGACCAAGAAGCCCATCGGCGTCGTAGCACAAAAAGATCCCGAAATCGACGACCCGACCAAAGACGAGCTCTACCAGATAGGCACCATGGCCACCATCATGCGCATTTTGCAAATGCCCGACGGCAACACCACGGTGATCATCCAGGGCAAAAAGCGCATCATGATCAACCAGATGGTGACCGACCAGCCCTATTTTATTGCGCAGGTGAGCACTTTCGAAACGGCAGCGCGCCCCAGCGAAGATGAAAATTTCCACGCGTTGATTTCTTCGCTCAAAGACCTTTCGATAGAAATCATCAAGCTTTCGCCAAATATTCCCAGCGACGCTGCCTTTGCCATCAAAAACATCGAAAGCACAGTGTTTTTGGTCAATTTCGTTTCGAGTAATCTTAATATTGATATTGCTGAAAAGCAAAAGCTGCTGGAGGTTTCGGAACTCCGCGAACGCGCACACAAAGTGCTGGAGGCGCTGAGCAAAGAAAAGCAGATGCTCGAACTGAAAAACAAAATTCAGGACAAGGTAAAAGTTGACCTCGACAAGCAGCAGCGCGACTATATCCTCAACCAACAACTCAAAACGATACAGGAGGAGCTGGGAGGAACTTCGCAGCAACAGGAAATCGAGGAGCTGCGCGAAAAAGCCAAAACAAAAAAATGGTCGAAGGAGGTGGCAGAGACTTTTGAAAAAGAGCTGCTAAAGTTGCAGCGCATCAACCCCAACGCCATGGATTATTCCATACAGCTCAATTACCTGGAGACCTTGGTGGAGCTGCCCTGGAACGAATACACAAAGGACAACTTCGATCTGAAACATGCCCAAAAGATACTCGACGAGGATCATTATGGTTTGGAAAAGGTAAAAGAGCGCATCATCGAATATCTGGCAGTATTGAAGCTTAAAGGCGATATGAAGTCGCCTATCATTTGTCTGGTCGGCCCTCCGGGCGTCGGGAAAACTTCGCTCGGAAAGTCTGTAGCGCGGGCGGTGGAACGCAAATACATCCGTATATCGCTGGGCGGCCTGCGCGATGAAGCCGAAATCCGCGGCCACCGCAAAACCTACATCGGCGCCATGCCCGGACGTATCATCCAAAGTTTGCGCAAAGCTAAGGCTTCCAACCCCGTGTTTGTCCTCGACGAAATCGACAAAGTGCTGGGTGCCACCCACAGCGGCGACCCGTCGGCAGCGCTGCTCGAAGTGCTCGACCCGGAGCAAAACACTACCTTTTACGACAATTTTCTGGAGATGGAGTACGACCTTTCTCGCGTACTTTTTATCGCCACCGCCAACACGCTTTCCTCAGTTCATCCTGCCTTGCGCGACCGCATGGAAATAATCGACATCAGCGGATACCTGCTCGAAGAAAAAGTGGAGATTGCCAAACGCCACCTCATCCCAAAACAATTGGCAGAACACGGTGTAAAGCGGACGCAAATCTCCTTCCACAAAGCTATTATAGAAAAGGTAATCGAAAACTACACCCGCGAATCCGGCGTTCGATTGCTCGAAAAACATATCGCCAAACTCATCCGTGGCAAGGCACGTTTCATTGCCGAAGGCGAAAAATATACCAAAAAAGTTAGCGAAGAGGATTTGCAGAAAGGCCTGGGATCTGCCCGTTTCGACCGCGAACGTTCTATCAGCAACGACGTGGCCGGCGTGGTTACCGGTCTGGCCTGGACGGCAGTAGGCGGCGAAATATTGTTTATCGAGTCGAGCATCAGCCCTGGCAAAGGCAATCTCACCCTTACGGGCAACCTGGGCGATGTAATGAAAGAATCGGCAACGATTGCCTTCGAATGGATAAAAGCCCACGCCGATGAGCTGGATATTCCGGCAGCAGTTTTTCGCAATTACAACCTGCACATCCACATCCCCGAAGGCGCCACGCCCAAAGATGGCCCCTCAGCAGGCATCACAATGCTCACCGGACTGGCGTCGCTGTTTACACAACGCAAAGTACGCAGTAAAATAGCCATGACCGGCGAGATAACCCTCCGTGGAAAAGTGCTTCCAGTGGGCGGCATCAAAGAAAAAATTCTCGCTGCCAAGCGCGCCAAAATCACCAACATAATCATCTCCAAAGAAAACGAGAAAGATATCAACGAGATCAGCAGCAAATACCTCCAAGGTTTGACGTTTCATTATGTTGATAATATGCGTCAGGTGCTGAAACATGCGCTGCTCGACGAAAAGGTTGAAAATCCTGTAAAGTTTAAATTCGATTACAATATACCTTAA
- a CDS encoding GlmU family protein, with amino-acid sequence MNYILFDDYSRNHLLPLTFTRPVAELRLGITTLREKWEKLLKAKTYTLTEPYLQLKYPLKKDKDTVLINASVLPTPALVKLILKLEPDQSLVGDLKTVARRMDLEKVEFSSESDDETCTKIFLDEPCRKIEYPWDIFAMNGEAIEEDFAQAIKGQKSQKPDASNLIIGKGKLFIHHDAKVFGATINTSTGSVYIGKGAEVMEGSMIRGPFALCNNSTVKMGAKIYGATTIGPHCKVGGELNNVVIFGYTNKSHEGFIGNSVIGEWCNIGADTNSSNLKNTYDEVRVWSYPSQTFVATGKQFCGLIMGDHSKCGINTMFNTGTVVGVSANIFGSGFQRQFIPSFAWGGTAGFKSYNIDKAQLVASRVYKRREVSYTDADTKIMAYLKELTDSGKPF; translated from the coding sequence ATGAACTATATTCTTTTTGACGACTATTCGCGCAACCACTTGTTGCCACTCACTTTTACACGTCCCGTTGCTGAACTGCGCCTGGGCATTACTACTCTGCGCGAGAAATGGGAGAAGCTGCTCAAAGCAAAAACTTACACGCTTACGGAACCTTACCTGCAACTGAAATATCCGTTAAAGAAGGACAAAGACACAGTTTTGATCAACGCTTCGGTATTGCCCACTCCGGCACTTGTAAAGCTTATCCTTAAACTGGAGCCTGACCAGTCGCTGGTGGGCGACCTCAAAACCGTGGCCCGACGCATGGATTTAGAAAAAGTGGAGTTTTCGTCAGAGAGTGACGACGAAACCTGCACCAAAATATTTCTCGATGAGCCTTGCCGCAAAATTGAATATCCCTGGGATATTTTTGCCATGAATGGAGAAGCAATCGAAGAGGATTTTGCACAAGCAATCAAAGGACAAAAGTCGCAGAAACCGGATGCTTCCAATCTGATCATCGGCAAAGGCAAGCTTTTTATCCACCACGACGCCAAAGTGTTTGGGGCCACCATCAACACCAGCACCGGCTCTGTGTATATCGGCAAGGGCGCCGAAGTGATGGAAGGCTCCATGATTCGTGGCCCGTTTGCCTTGTGCAATAATTCCACCGTGAAGATGGGCGCCAAAATTTACGGCGCAACCACCATCGGTCCGCACTGCAAGGTGGGCGGCGAGCTCAACAATGTGGTGATTTTTGGTTATACTAACAAATCACACGAAGGTTTTATCGGCAACTCGGTAATTGGTGAATGGTGCAACATTGGCGCCGACACCAACTCATCCAACCTCAAAAATACCTACGACGAAGTGCGCGTGTGGAGCTATCCCAGCCAAACATTTGTAGCAACGGGCAAGCAGTTTTGTGGCCTCATCATGGGCGACCATTCCAAGTGTGGCATCAACACAATGTTTAATACCGGAACGGTGGTGGGCGTAAGCGCCAATATTTTCGGGTCGGGATTTCAGCGCCAATTCATCCCGTCGTTTGCCTGGGGCGGCACGGCAGGATTCAAATCTTACAACATCGACAAGGCGCAACTGGTGGCAAGCCGCGTGTACAAACGCCGTGAGGTGAGCTACACCGACGCCGACACAAAAATTATGGCCTACCTCAAAGAACTTACCGACAGCGGAAAACCTTTTTAG
- a CDS encoding type B 50S ribosomal protein L31: MKKGIHPKEYRPVIFQDMSNGYTFMSRSTAATRETIKWEEDGKEYPLIKLEISHTSHPFFTGKMKLVDTAGRVDKFKNRYKNHLEKK, encoded by the coding sequence ATGAAAAAAGGAATTCATCCAAAAGAATACAGACCTGTAATTTTTCAGGATATGTCGAATGGTTACACTTTTATGTCCCGCTCAACAGCGGCTACACGTGAGACCATCAAATGGGAAGAAGACGGAAAAGAGTATCCGTTGATCAAACTTGAAATTTCGCACACCTCGCACCCTTTCTTCACCGGAAAGATGAAGCTGGTGGATACGGCAGGTCGTGTGGATAAATTCAAAAACAGGTACAAAAATCATCTCGAGAAGAAATAA
- a CDS encoding acyl-CoA reductase: MNLTDRINVCSKLGEILRNPDEEKFRSFRKEISELRELVVESRNHNPWFTPENVQQALLAIGQSLHRKKTEKWLCRYPMDKLEPCDPKTIAVVMAGNIPLVGFHDYLSVMVTGNRFLGKLSGSDDRLLPLIHRFIEKIEPEFKGMATFTDSFLKDFDAVIATGSNNTARYFDFYFKKYPHIIRHNRNGVAVLTGQESVDELTALGNDIFAYYGLGCRNVSKLWVPEGYNFDLFFECIKDFSDVISNHKYLNNYDYNKSVFLVNRQPHLDNGFLLLREDAAIASPVAVVHYEKYASLSAIKKQLTQMEDQIQCVVSIDSEMPQVIPPGRSQFPQLWDYADGVDTVDFLINLE, translated from the coding sequence GTGAATCTTACTGACAGGATAAACGTATGTAGCAAGTTGGGCGAAATACTTCGCAACCCCGACGAGGAGAAGTTCCGTAGTTTCCGCAAGGAAATCAGCGAGCTGCGCGAACTGGTAGTGGAGAGCCGCAACCACAATCCGTGGTTTACTCCCGAAAATGTGCAGCAGGCCTTGCTTGCCATCGGTCAAAGTCTGCACCGGAAGAAAACAGAAAAATGGCTGTGCCGCTATCCCATGGATAAGCTGGAACCCTGCGATCCAAAAACCATTGCGGTGGTGATGGCCGGCAACATTCCGCTAGTGGGTTTCCACGATTATCTTTCGGTGATGGTTACCGGCAATCGTTTTCTGGGCAAGCTCTCGGGCAGCGACGACCGGCTGCTGCCGCTCATCCATCGATTTATCGAAAAAATAGAGCCGGAATTCAAAGGCATGGCCACTTTTACAGACAGTTTCCTGAAAGACTTTGATGCCGTGATTGCCACAGGCAGCAACAATACAGCCCGCTATTTCGATTTTTATTTTAAAAAATACCCCCACATCATCCGCCACAACCGCAATGGAGTGGCTGTGCTTACTGGCCAGGAAAGTGTTGATGAATTGACGGCACTTGGTAACGACATTTTCGCATATTACGGTCTGGGCTGTCGCAATGTTTCAAAACTTTGGGTTCCGGAAGGTTACAATTTCGATCTGTTTTTTGAGTGCATCAAAGATTTTTCGGACGTAATTTCCAATCATAAATACCTCAACAACTACGACTACAATAAGTCGGTTTTTCTGGTCAACCGGCAGCCGCATCTCGACAATGGTTTTTTGTTGCTGCGCGAAGATGCTGCCATTGCCTCGCCGGTAGCCGTGGTTCATTACGAAAAGTATGCAAGCCTGTCGGCAATAAAAAAGCAGCTTACGCAGATGGAGGATCAGATACAATGTGTGGTGAGCATCGACAGCGAAATGCCACAGGTAATACCGCCCGGAAGAAGCCAGTTCCCTCAGCTTTGGGATTACGCCGATGGTGTGGACACTGTTGATTTTTTAATAAATCTCGAATAA
- a CDS encoding glycosyltransferase family 39 protein codes for MNYYQDENLFLMPALHNLGNDGTGRAMSDFPIIYYLTAQIWHCTGPSESVMRIINLSIFIAALFMLFKTTERLLHDSYVALFIVFLLFSSPFLVYYANNFLMDVPAFSLALIGICFFERFYTTSKGKHLYLFALFFAIAGLLKISALLGFFAILGIFILEFLGMKTRGRSKIFSNPRIQIIPFAMVLLVVFVWCFYARHYNATYNRGFFLTQVIPIWTLTTAEIQSVVHHLSDHFRWNYFRLEISYLILLFWILSLLFASRSSRVLTLLNLMLPAGVVAFGILFFELLKDHDYYMINALIAIPIMVLGFAMMLKKRLPSFYRSIFFRVLLVVILIHSIDFARRRIHGRYDPDSWQNKSYVVEKQQFLQLPEYFTALGIQPDDRVISLPDPSPNITLYMMNRKGWTNYNIRMNSDNIHEKIEKGADYLIISDPHLLKMRQLKPFFHHKVGQLEHIYIFKL; via the coding sequence ATGAATTACTATCAGGACGAAAATCTGTTTTTGATGCCGGCACTGCACAATTTGGGAAATGACGGCACAGGACGTGCGATGAGTGACTTTCCGATCATTTATTACCTCACTGCCCAAATATGGCATTGCACCGGACCCAGTGAGAGTGTAATGCGCATCATCAACCTCTCGATTTTTATTGCCGCGCTTTTCATGCTTTTCAAAACCACCGAACGGTTACTTCATGATTCCTATGTCGCGCTCTTTATCGTTTTTCTCCTCTTTTCGTCGCCTTTTTTGGTCTATTATGCCAATAATTTCCTGATGGATGTTCCGGCTTTTTCGCTGGCTTTGATTGGGATATGCTTTTTCGAGCGATTTTACACCACCTCTAAAGGTAAACATCTTTACTTGTTTGCACTTTTTTTTGCGATTGCTGGCTTACTCAAAATATCCGCCTTACTCGGCTTTTTTGCAATTTTGGGTATTTTTATCCTTGAGTTCCTGGGCATGAAAACCCGGGGTAGGTCAAAGATATTCTCAAATCCACGCATACAAATCATCCCCTTTGCCATGGTTTTACTGGTGGTGTTTGTTTGGTGTTTTTATGCAAGACATTACAACGCAACCTACAACAGAGGATTTTTCCTAACGCAGGTTATCCCAATCTGGACATTGACCACCGCAGAAATACAAAGCGTTGTGCATCATCTTAGCGATCATTTCCGATGGAATTATTTCCGCCTCGAAATTTCTTATCTGATTCTCCTTTTTTGGATTCTGTCACTCCTGTTCGCATCGCGCTCCAGCAGGGTTTTAACACTACTAAATCTGATGCTGCCAGCTGGTGTTGTGGCTTTTGGTATTTTATTTTTTGAATTACTCAAAGATCATGATTATTATATGATAAATGCGCTCATAGCTATTCCAATCATGGTATTGGGTTTTGCAATGATGCTTAAAAAACGGCTACCTTCCTTTTACCGGTCTATATTCTTCAGAGTACTTCTGGTAGTTATACTTATTCACAGCATCGACTTTGCCCGGCGGCGTATCCACGGACGTTATGACCCTGATTCGTGGCAAAACAAGAGTTACGTTGTCGAAAAGCAACAGTTTCTCCAACTCCCCGAGTATTTCACTGCTTTAGGCATCCAGCCTGATGATCGGGTGATATCGCTTCCCGATCCCAGCCCTAACATTACATTGTATATGATGAATCGTAAGGGCTGGACGAATTACAACATTAGGATGAACAGCGATAATATTCACGAAAAAATAGAAAAGGGTGCTGATTATTTAATTATATCCGATCCTCACCTCTTGAAAATGCGGCAGTTGAAGCCCTTCTTCCACCACAAGGTCGGGCAGTTGGAACATATCTATATTTTTAAACTCTGA